The nucleotide sequence TTTTCTTTACGttccctgttcgcttgtctttttAATCGTACTTTTTTCAGCGAAGGAACTAATGTTTTTATCTCATAACAAATTAGCGAACATTACTTTTCAGCTTGTCTTTTTAGCGAAGCGAATAGGGCCAACAAAGTATTGCCACTTCTTTTTTTGCGACCGCAAAGTATTGCCACTTGGGCACTAAGCTGAGTCACTGCTTCATATATAGGAGTAGAATAGTCAACAGATACGAAAAGAACCATTCTAAAAacgaacatatatatatatataagaactaATCGAGATTTGTAAAGACGAATGCATCGTCAATCAAGCCATCCCAATTTCGCCCATCATCTAGTGCGTTAAGGTTATCTGCAATATCATTTCCtggtttttgtgtgtgtgtgtgtctctctctctctctctctctctctctctatatatatatatatatatatatatatatatatatagaactactatcctgtagctggctacagaataacttattctgtagccactttgagttacgataattactatgttattttatgagattatagtaactccttactaagtggtttaatataacgttatgttaaatatccccatgtgttatagtaacccaactatcgtaaatatgtatttatattatggtaaattagtatataaaattatagtaaatggaggtggctacagaataacttattttatagccggctactgaatagcctctccctatatatatatatatatatatatatatatatatatatatatatatatatatatatatatatatatatatatatatatatatatatatatatatatatatttgctgTTTCAAACTACCGTATATATCtaagcatacatatatatatatatgcatgataAGTACTACTCACTAGTAGTTTGATGTAATAGTATATGTTTTAATTTGTCCGCTCCCGATGATAAGCTTGCCATGCAATTGTAGGAACTAGCATTTCAACTTTTATATATTAATCATCAATCATTCATTCTCTAATAAGATTTGAATGTAAAGTGTGTGTTATATATGCTATTTCTGACATGGAGCTGACGAGGTGCCTAAGTCGCCGGTGCACTCGGATTTATGTTTTATCGGTTTGGGATGGGGGGAGTACATTTTGTAGAAAAAAAAGAGTATTATTGATGTACATATGGATAATGACACTTGTATTATTGAAGAAGAAAATACAATAAACCCTTTTTATCACATAAATACATGCACGTGTCTCCTATAGAAGTTATAACTTTGCATTAAGGAGTGCATGTTATTAGCAGTCCAGGTTTAGTACTGAGCCGGGAGAAAGCAGGCCTCCTGTATACACGCCCATAGAAAAGAACTTCAGTCGTGCTCATCACTCAGTCAGTTTAGCAAGCTTAGGTACAAGTATATACTCCATATAAGTATACTAAAAACCTGGCTCTTGGATCCTCGTCATACATACACATTCGTCCCCTGCATGCCACGTGGAACCAATCGATCAGTGCCACACAGGTTATCGAATTTTGACTTGACTCCCACATGCTGGCTCGGCCCCTTGTATGCAGTCATCTTCTTATAGGAATCCTACACCCAAAAGAGGGCTAGGCAGCGTGGCCATGTCGCCTGCTTTTGCCGGCCATCGGATCGGGCGCGCGGACGACCCAGATCGAGCGAGCCCAGatctttttgcaaaaaaaacctCGAACTTTAGTCGAATCAACCCGCAGTACAGGCCTCctctcagttttttttttcaaaaaagcccTCGAACTTTACCAAAATTAGGCCTGTATATCGCCGAACCCTCTCTATCCCGACATGACCACGGCGACGGGCGCGACCGGGGTGCGGCGGTGTCGGCTGCCCTCCTcctgcgcctcctcctcctccactgctGCTCTCCCTCGCCTGCCTCTCACCTCCATCTCGccctctccttcctctctctctctctctctctccccttcgcTCCTGATGCGGCGGCGGGTGCCAGGCGACGGCGCCCCTGCGGGCGCTGCGCCGGCGCGAGTGGGGCCTGGCGGCCCTTCTACCTCTCCCCCATCCTCCTCGACGTCGCCCCGCAGTGCCGTGGCTTCTCCTGTGctccatgaaaccctaggtgcctgtctcttcctcctctctctctctctctctctctctctctctctctctctctctctctctctctctctctctctctctctctctcctctctctctctctcctctctctctcgtctctctctctctctctctcgctctctctctctcgatcacAATCGCCATCACATGTCGCCGTCTTCGACGAAACTGTGCTAGGTCATGCGTGCCTACTTCTGATTTTGGATTCTATATGTCCAGGATCTTTTCCTTTTGTATTGATTCAATCTTTGTTCTGCGGCCATCGCCTTGTCCCCCACCTCGCGACATGCCACCACAGCGAGCTCCCTTCAGTGGAGGGCTCGAGGCTAGTGAAGTCCGTCCACACCGTTGCCAAAGCTTTCTCTTCCTGTGAACCTACCCTTTGCTTCCACTTTCTGCCCTCCTTTTGATTATGTTTGGGTTGATGTGATGTGCCGTGTGCGCCTCCTCTGCTCTTTATTGTTATCCCATGTACTGATTTCAGGCCAGAGAGACACCGCTTCGTTACTGCATAGACATGTTAGGGATCATGCAACCCACTTGGTCGATGAAATGCCACACCAGGAACAACATGATTCAGCATATAAGCTATGCAGATAATACAATGTCTATCAGACCTCTGGTATTCTGTTCAATCTTACCTACTCATATATGGTGATATAATAGTTGAAGTGTTCATAGCTCACTTTTGTAGTTTGCTGCTGATTATGCATATTTACCATAATTCTGGAGGATATATGATTGATTATATCATGATTGCAGGCAAAGCTACTGATCCTTCAGTTGGAATTTCTCAACATGAAACCAACACAGGTTGAATTCCAACATTGTCCAAGATTTTCATGGGTGCCTTCCCAAACGAACGTTGTTCCTTTTTAGCATAAAATACTACCAGATTATTGGCTGTGACTCCCCAATTCTAAAATTACTGTGGGATAGTCGTGGGTTTAATTTCAGAACAAGTATTTGATTGTCATATAGCTACAGAAATACCTTGTATAGTTACATCTAGTTAGCTTAGATTTCAGTATAAGTTTTTGCTTGCTAACAGGGTGCAATCAATACTTGAGATGGTGTTTATTCCTAATCACAATTTATTCGAAACTACAAAATATACTGACATTTAAAAGTTGTGTCTAACCAGATTAGGTTTTATTATGATAGCTAAATCCATATTATGGTTACAAATAAGCATTTCTAACACATAATTGTATTTATCTACCAGAGGCATGCTTATTTAATAGTATAAATGGTCTCTTTATTATACATCTAGGTGAATCCTTACTAAAGTTCAGCAAGCTCAACCCTGGGCTTCAGGCTGTTGCACTGAAAATAGAAGCTTGGTCTAATGGAAAAACACATTGGTATTAATCCAGCAGTTACATGTTCTTCTAAAATCTTTATACAACCTATGATATGCATTGTATTATTCTTGCATATAAAACCCTTGTTGCATCACGTTCCATTCAGATTTGCATATTCGAGTAGAAACTTGGCTAAAAGGTGCTTATTTTCAATTTCCAAGAATTTTTTTCATGTGACTAAAGTGTTCTGTCAGTACCTACATATAATTTACCACTTCGATTTATATTAATAATTCCAGCATAAATGAACCAAGTAAAAGAGGGATCATCTAAATTTATTCATTCAGTCTCAGAGTTTTAGAGGGCATATGACATTGTTCACACTGGCTTCCAGTAGGGTGAGTATCCAAAAATTATTGTTGCAGTTGAAACCCTTGTTACTTTACTTCCCATTCAAGTTTACATATTGGAGTACAAGCCTGGCGATTCAGGTTTCCATGATTCTTTCAAGTATTGCAGTTTTCAGATGATGGTACCTACGCATATAAAATAATTTAATGTACAAAAATTAGTAATTCTAGCTTCAGTGAGCCATGTAAAAAAGGGGCCCGCCAAAATTATTATTTTAGGGTTTAGATTCTGATGCTTGTTTGCACTTAAACTACACCTTGTAGTTGTTATATTCAGGAGTTCAAATTTATTGTGTTAATCTAACGGTTTTATACTCATTTCTCTGTGTATATATGTTAAGTTTAAGAACCTTCAAGTGTATGTTGTACACAATTATCCGTCTTGTACTACAAGAGAAAtgagctgcagcctgcaggacAAAAAAGACGTCTCACCCAACACCCAATCTGGAAGGCGATAGAGATCCGTGGGCCGGTTCCCTCCGGTGAACTGTTTGCACTTTGCTTGTGCTTGCAATTAGCCAAAATATGCTCTCTATCGTGTAAGTTCATTCACTGTTATTTATAACTTTTTGCAGTAAGCTGTGATTTTATCTTCTGAACAAATATAAAAGATGTTTACTTGCATCATCTTGGATAAATATTTGAAAGGTTTCTCAGTAACCTCTGATGTGAAGCTTATTAAAAATAAAGATGCTTACATAGACCTTGGATTATTTCTTCCAAGGTTTACCTAAGTAGATCCACCATGCAGATAGCAAAGATTCTCTTATTCAGTAATGGTGTCTTTAATAGCTGAGTATATACCTTTTTTGAACTGGGAGCCTTATTCAAGCTTTGTACTACATATAAATGCTTACAACAAATTGGGGAAGTTAATTTCTTTACATATCAAAACATGTGTGATTTGATTACCACCCAATAAATACTTACTAGCAGTCTAGAAGATCAGAGTCAGATAACTACATATCCTTTCTATGTATGCAAAGATATACAtaatataaaacatatatgttCAGGACACGTTTTATGCTTCATTTAGTAAATTTAGGCAATCTCTATCTTACATACGGTGCCAATTCTAAACTTATAAACAGTTTGTCAATTTAAGCAAATTTTAGAAAGAAACTTATGTCAAATGAAGCCTATTAGTTGGATCAACCTCACTGTTCTAGAGGCAGAAAATTTGCCACCATTGATGCCTACACCTTCAAAGGAAAACTTGCTTTGTAGGTATTATTACTTGTAACATTACAATATCACCTATGTGATAAAATTAGGTAAGATCAATAAACCAGGTTATTCTGTTAACTGATGTTCAACTCTGCCTCTGCTTTCATCTTGAATTATCTATGTTAAGCTAATTTGCAACTATTTTATCTTTACTCCAGAGGCATAAATCTTCAAAGAGTTATACACCAAATAGTCAAATTGGAGCCATGACCTAAAAGAAAGTTACAAATTTGTATTTTTACaatttatttttaattgaaagAAACACACTTGATATCCTCGTATTTTCTTTTGGTAAAACCACATGTTTGAtattctcgtcttttactgcctGCAGGATACAAAAGGCCATAATATATATCAGAGGAAAATTATAGATAGACGCTAATCAACTTTGTGCCTCTATCACttctgtttttgtttttgtttaacaATGAAACCTGGTATGTCTTGAATAGATGAGATGTTATTTCACCTGACGATTTGGTCTTTTATTTAACTATAAGTGTGTGGGTGAACAGAGTATATCTTAAACGATGAGATAGTGTAGTACGACCATtgtaaacaacaacaacaaaaaaaaattgagaaTTATATGCATACATAAACTATATTTTACCAAAGATAACAATACTTGCAGCATTTCATCTAGTAAAGAAAAACAAGGACAATTCACTTAaatacattgattagtgtaatAACAAGAGGGTATCAATATCCCCTTCTTGCCGCCTCTGCATCAATATCCTCTCGTTTGAAATCACTACTGATCAGCTCAGGGATGGCGCGGCAACGCCGGGCCCCAGGTTTCTAGTGATCTGTCATCCAGAATCTCTAATGCCATGTTGTCCTCCAAATAATAATACTCCAAAAAATTAAACTATATATATTTTATTGATAGGAGTTGCATGATTTGTAATAACACCAAGTAACAGAGCATCTCCTAATGATGCTCATATCATATTTGCATATACATATGCTACTACCATGCTCCAGTTCATTCAGTAAGTGCCTTGAACAGTAATATATAATGCTAGCTAGATcttcaaataattttattttaCACCTCCTGACACGTATCGATCTCAATGGTGAAGTGCTCATGTATGTATGTACTACGCACTTTATGATGATCCATGCATCAATATTAAAGCTATAGAATATTTCTAATTTTCTTCTTTCTTTATTTTGTTTCTGCAATATAACATGCGATTCAAGCATGACagatcttgtttgtactcatgttGAGATCCGCTCCATCACGAGTTCAGGACCCAATGCAAACTGCAAAGCTACGATTGGAAGCATTATCATTATTGTTATATGTATTTTTAAAAAAGAGGCGCTATATATATAGCAGTATAAATAAACAGATAATATTTACAAAATGACTCGTCTTCTCTTAAATTTAGGTTTTTTACCCAAGTGGGGTCATTGGGTACAATACTGTATGAGAGGGTGGTTATACATTACTGCAACAAGAAAATAAGAAATGTTTATACATGTGGACCACTATActatgcacacacacacacatatcttATATATATAGGTGCAAATTAATTTggtagtaatatatatatatatcaactgAATCCGATGAGCGAGATTATAAATTTAGAGTGTACAATAGGTTGATGAATAATGACCTTTTTTACATACATTAGAGAAGAAAAttaaccatgcatatatatatgtgctgttgcgCGATATGCATGCATGATGTACGTATAGTGCGTAGATCAATTAGTTTCTATTTGCTAAATTGAATCCGTCaaaacagaaaaaagaaaaatgaaaacaaaaagaATCGATCCCCGATACTCGTTAGTTGTTTATTCCCCATCCAAACAATGGAGTTCATTCCTTGGTAAATCTGTAGGATTTTGAAGGTGAAGCAGCAGCAAGCATGTTGGCTGGCTGGCATCATGGTTCATGGAGGGATATGATGAGCACTTGAGCAGCAGGCAACCCAGACACAGTTCAGACAGATCATCGATGCATGGACGAGCGGGCAGAAGTAGCGCGCAGCGGCTAGCCGGCGCCATGGAGGACGCTGCCGTCGGAGGTGTGCCTCATGGTGAGCCTGCCGTGGCCGAtgatgcccttcttcatcattgcCACGAACTCGCCATAGTCGATGCGGCCATCCTGCAGATTGATCGATGAGTATACAGTCATCAGTTAATTAGCTAGTAATCCATGAGCGAGATCGATGATGGGATGCACTCATCGATGGTATGTGGTATGCGATCCACTCATGAGTCACTGACATACGTACGTTGTCCTGGTCCACCTCTGTGATGATGTCGTCGAGACCGACGTCGACCATGTTGTGGTCCCTGCACGCCTGCTCCAGCTCGTCGACGGTGATGTACCCGCTGCCGTCCTTGTCGAAGTAGGCGAATGCGGCGAGCAGGTGCTCCTCGCGCTCCAGCTTGCTCATGTGCACGGTGGCGGCGATGAACTCGTCGTAGTCGATGGTGCCGCTGTTGTCGACGTCGGCGGCGTCCATGAGGTCCCTGATCTCGCTCTCCCTGAGGTTGGAGCCGTGCCTCCTGAGCCCTTCCTTGAGCTCGTCGAAGGTGATGGCCCCGCTGCCGTCCGTGTCCATGGCCTTGAACATCTCCTTGAGCCCCGCCAGCTCCTCCTCCGACAGGCTCTGCGCGATCACCCGCAGCGCCATCTTCTTGAGCCTGTTCATGGCCGAGAACTGCTTGAGCCGCGTCAGCACCGCCGGGTCCAGCGCCCTGTCCGGGGCCACGCCGTTCTCGCAGATCCACGGGTGGCACAGCACCTGGTGCGCGGTGAGCCTGTCGGCCGGCGGCGACCGCAGCATCCGGTGGATGAGGTCCTTGGCGCTGTCGGAGATGGTGGGCCACGGCTCCGAGTCGAAGTCGATGGCGCCCTTGAGCACGGCGTCGAAGATGCCCTGCTGCGTCTCCGCCCAGAAGGGCGGCACCCCGCTGAGGAGGATGTAGATGATGACCCCCGCCGTCCACACGTCCGCCTCGGGACCGTAGTGCTTGCACAGCACCTCCGGCGCCACGTAGTAGGGGGACCCCACCACGTCGGTGAACACCTGGCCGGGCTTGAAGAAGACGGAGAGGCCGAAGTCGATGGCCTTGAGCGACGCGTCGTGTCCCCTGTCCTTGAGCAGAAAGTTCTCGGGCTTGAGGTCCCGGTGCATCACGCCCAGCGAGTGGCACGCCTCGACGACGCCGACGATGACGCGCGCGATCTCGGCGGCCTTGCGCTCCGAGAAGTAGCCCCGGTCGACGATGCGGTCGAAGAGCTCGCCGCCCTCGCAGAGCTCCATGACGATGTGGACGTAGAGCGGGTCCTCGTAGGCGCCCTTGATGGTGACGACGCTGGCGTGGCCGGCGAGGTGGTGCATGATCTGGATCTCGCGGCGCACGTCGTCGACGTCCTCGGGCGTGAGCAGCTTGCGCTTGGCGATGGACTTGCAGGCGAAGGCGGCGCCCGTGGACAGCTCCGTGCACAGGTACGTGGTGCCGAACTGCCCCTGCCCGAGCTTGCGCCCCACCGCGTAGAGGTCGCGCAGCGCCTGGGTGACGTGGCCCAGCACCGCGGTCGGGGACGACAGGTGCTGCTggtgcccgccgccgccgcgcatggTGGTGCTagtgctggtgctgctgctgctgctgcaggtgaggtggtgccgccgccgctggtAGTGGTTGCGGAGGAGGTCGCTGCTGCTAGAGCTGCTGCAGGCGGAGAGGGAGGACGACAAGGCGCTGCTGTTGTTGTGGTGGCCGTACCAGTAGTAGTCGGTGGGCGAGGAGGAGCCGCGGCAGGAGTTGCCCATGCATCGTACGGTGGCCGGCGGATCAAAATCAAACGCCGGGAGCCGGCATTGTTGTTGCCATCGTCGTCGTGGCCGTCATCGTCAGATCATTTTATAGATGATAAATTAATTTCCTTctccgagcgagcgagcgagcgatcgATCCCGGCCTCGCTGCTCACATCAGCTTCATCGATCGACCGATCGATCCTTAGACGACGGCGACGGACGTCGGATCCTTGCCTAATCAAACACTAACTAATTAGTTAATCTCTCTCTGGTGGAGGACAGGAGGAGGGTTGGTGGGGAGAAAAGCTCGGGATGGAATGGAAATGGAGATGAGgatcggcgacgacgacgacagacAGGATGGGAATGGGGGAGCGGAGGCAAACAAAACAAATTCGTAAACTCCGGCGGGAATTGAGGATGGCGACGTGGATATATATAGCAGCTTAGTATTTCCTGCTTGATCTGATGATGAGCAGCAGGTAGACGATCCATCTTCATTCATTCATTTCCCTACAAAAAAGCTACAATACATACATGCACGCATCAACTTGGTCGTGTCGCGTCGTCACTCGTCGATCAGAGTGCGCGGGCACCACGAGCGAGCTAGGAAGAAGGACCTTACGCCCGAGGCACGACACGCCCCCTTCCTCACGTCGCGGTCGCGGCCAAAGGTTGTTTGTTGAATGTTGACCAAGACCTTGCCAGTCGCCACCGTATATTAAGATGATATTATAATACTCCTAGCCCTTCACTTCATTCTCTTCCACAACGTTGCTATTGCTACTCGGTCACGCACATGACAATTAAGCAGTATAGTACATGACAATTATTAGTAGACCTTCATGTCAACCTGCTTCACCCACCGACTAAACTGATAAAACAAAACAACAATGCTATGCTGCTCAGGAACTCGACTCGCAATAAACAACCTCAAATCAAACGGCTCTTTGATTCATTCATTTATTCATATTCCTGGCAGCTGGCATGATGAGGAAACCAGCCCAGATTGAAATTACAGCCCACGGATTAGGATTATTCTGCCAAAATGAGCGTTTCAGCATCTCCTAGTCCTAGCTGTGGAGGCTATGCATTTCCACATCACTAACTTATTGCAAAGCCAAGACAATCAACTAATGGTTTCATCTTTGCTACCTCAGAACTCACATAAACCGAACACCTAAAGTACTTAGTCATGCAACAAGTGAAGGAAAGAAGAGAAAACATACAATCCATGGGGTTCCCTTCCCACCCAGCGTACTCTTCCTTGGGCTACCAGGTATTCCCAGATAGAAATACAGCACCagtttccgagtggaggcctccGTAATCTGTGGATAGAATCAGAAGCAAGCATGCATGATTAGGCTTTCAGTAaaaccatcgacaagttctcagTGAACCAACTATAGTGGTGGATAGCAGATAAGTCAAACAACCGTGCATGCAACATATCAGAATTAACCAGACAATACCTCCTCTCGTGTCTTGCTAACCGTCTGTTTTCACAACAAGCAAAGACATTCACAGCCAGAGAAAGTACCGTAAGTTCATAACACGCAGGTTCCACCAAAAGTCAACTGCAGGTGATCACTGTTCAATGACCCTAACCAATGATGTTATGGCCAGCGGGCGGACCCGTGGCTGAGGAAGCGGGCCTAGCCGTGACATGCGGGAGCGTGATCACCAGGAGCTGCCAGCGACTTAGACAATACTTATAGTTGAATCACCAGGAGCGTGATCTCAATCTCCAGCTGATCTCTATTAGCTTTGGCGTTCAATACTTATAGTTGAATCCTAACAAACTGACTGCTAATTGAAAGGGATAACAAAAGCTCCTAAACAAGAGGATCCTAACAACTGACTCTAAGTCGCTGGCAGCTCCTGGTGATCACGCTCCCGCATGTCGCGGCTAGGCCCGCTTCCTCAGCCACGGGTCCGCCCGCTGACCATAACATTTCTCAATCTCCAGCTGATCTCTATTAGCTTTAGCGTTCAATACTTATTATAGTTGAATCCTAACAAACTGACTGCTAATTGAAAGGGATAACAAAAGCTCCTAAACAATAGGATCCTAACAACTGACTCTTAAGTCGCTGGCAGCTCC is from Miscanthus floridulus cultivar M001 chromosome 7, ASM1932011v1, whole genome shotgun sequence and encodes:
- the LOC136468104 gene encoding calcium-dependent protein kinase 6-like; the protein is MGNSCRGSSSPTDYYWYGHHNNSSALSSSLSACSSSSSSDLLRNHYQRRRHHLTCSSSSSTSTSTTMRGGGGHQQHLSSPTAVLGHVTQALRDLYAVGRKLGQGQFGTTYLCTELSTGAAFACKSIAKRKLLTPEDVDDVRREIQIMHHLAGHASVVTIKGAYEDPLYVHIVMELCEGGELFDRIVDRGYFSERKAAEIARVIVGVVEACHSLGVMHRDLKPENFLLKDRGHDASLKAIDFGLSVFFKPGQVFTDVVGSPYYVAPEVLCKHYGPEADVWTAGVIIYILLSGVPPFWAETQQGIFDAVLKGAIDFDSEPWPTISDSAKDLIHRMLRSPPADRLTAHQVLCHPWICENGVAPDRALDPAVLTRLKQFSAMNRLKKMALRVIAQSLSEEELAGLKEMFKAMDTDGSGAITFDELKEGLRRHGSNLRESEIRDLMDAADVDNSGTIDYDEFIAATVHMSKLEREEHLLAAFAYFDKDGSGYITVDELEQACRDHNMVDVGLDDIITEVDQDNDGRIDYGEFVAMMKKGIIGHGRLTMRHTSDGSVLHGAG